A stretch of the Amycolatopsis sp. BJA-103 genome encodes the following:
- a CDS encoding LacI family DNA-binding transcriptional regulator, which produces MGRPIRTRRQATLASLAAELGVSRTTVSNAYNRPDQLSPELRRRVLETARRLGYPGPDPVARSLRTRKAGAVGLLLTENLSYAFRDPAAIGVLEGLALACEDAGVGLHLVPASPGREDVAAVHRAGVDGFVVYSVPDDDPHLGAVLERPVPTVIVDQPRVDGVDRVGPDDAAAVTAMAQHLISLGHRQIGVLCMRLGRERNDDFVSIQRQSAAHFHVQRIRLEALAAAFSAAGVDWSTVPVVERFDHTVDDGASAARQLLDAYPQVTAVICTSDILALGALAEAERRGLRVPQDLTVTGFDGITEAERSGLTTVHQPVLEKGKAAGKLLLSSADRVGPKVITLQTELRVGRTSAPPRTAEERWFGP; this is translated from the coding sequence ATGGGCCGTCCTATCCGCACCAGGAGGCAGGCGACACTGGCGTCGTTGGCCGCAGAGCTCGGTGTGTCGAGGACCACCGTCTCCAATGCCTACAACCGACCGGACCAGTTGTCCCCTGAGCTGCGCCGACGCGTCCTCGAGACCGCGCGCCGCCTCGGCTACCCGGGCCCGGACCCGGTGGCCCGATCACTGCGAACGCGCAAGGCGGGTGCTGTCGGTCTTTTGCTCACCGAGAACCTCTCCTACGCTTTCCGCGACCCGGCCGCCATCGGCGTGCTCGAAGGGCTCGCGCTGGCGTGCGAGGACGCGGGCGTCGGCCTGCACCTGGTCCCGGCCAGCCCGGGCCGCGAGGACGTCGCGGCCGTGCACCGCGCGGGCGTCGACGGCTTCGTCGTCTATTCCGTGCCCGACGACGACCCGCATCTGGGCGCCGTGCTGGAGCGCCCGGTGCCGACGGTGATCGTCGACCAGCCGCGCGTGGACGGCGTCGACCGGGTCGGCCCGGACGACGCGGCCGCGGTCACCGCCATGGCGCAGCACCTCATCTCGCTGGGCCACCGGCAGATCGGCGTGCTGTGCATGCGGCTGGGCCGCGAGCGCAACGACGACTTCGTCTCCATCCAGCGGCAGAGCGCCGCGCACTTCCACGTGCAGCGGATCCGGCTGGAGGCGCTGGCCGCCGCGTTCTCCGCGGCCGGTGTCGACTGGTCGACCGTGCCGGTGGTCGAACGCTTCGACCACACCGTGGACGACGGCGCGTCGGCCGCGCGCCAGCTGCTCGACGCGTATCCGCAGGTCACCGCCGTGATCTGCACTTCGGACATCCTCGCGCTCGGCGCGCTGGCCGAGGCGGAACGCCGTGGACTGCGGGTGCCGCAGGATCTGACGGTCACCGGTTTCGACGGCATCACCGAGGCCGAGCGATCCGGGCTCACCACGGTCCACCAGCCGGTACTCGAGAAGGGCAAGGCGGCGGGCAAGCTGCTGCTCAGCTCGGCCGACCGGGTCGGGCCGAAGGTGATCACCCTGCAGACCGAACTGCGGGTCGGCCGCACGTCGGCGCCGCCACGAACGGCCGAAGAACGCTGGTTCGGGCCGTGA
- a CDS encoding beta-class carbonic anhydrase, whose amino-acid sequence MTSIDVLLKRNQELGDVTPGDRSSPRPSLQVAVLTCMDARIRVFEIFGLLQGESHVLRNAGGVVTDDMIRSLALSQRKLGTREVLIVQHTECGLSMVTEDDFKDELEESTGLRPTWAVEAFREVEDSVRRSVQRVRRSDFLPHRDNVRGFVYDVKTGRLSEVA is encoded by the coding sequence GTGACCTCAATAGACGTACTTCTCAAGCGAAACCAGGAGCTGGGCGACGTCACTCCTGGTGACCGTTCGTCCCCGAGGCCCTCACTCCAGGTGGCGGTTCTGACCTGCATGGACGCCCGTATCCGGGTGTTCGAGATCTTCGGCCTGCTCCAGGGCGAATCCCACGTCCTGCGCAACGCCGGCGGTGTCGTCACCGACGACATGATCCGTTCGCTCGCGCTGAGCCAGCGGAAACTGGGCACGCGCGAGGTGCTGATCGTCCAGCACACCGAATGCGGCCTGTCCATGGTCACCGAAGACGACTTCAAGGACGAGCTCGAAGAGAGCACCGGACTGCGCCCGACCTGGGCCGTCGAGGCGTTCCGCGAGGTCGAGGACAGCGTGCGCCGGTCGGTGCAGCGCGTCCGGCGCAGCGACTTCCTTCCGCACCGGGACAACGTCCGCGGTTTCGTCTACGACGTGAAGACAGGGCGGTTGTCCGAGGTCGCGTGA
- a CDS encoding A/G-specific adenine glycosylase: MGVDADVLTGWFDEVGRDLPWREPECTAWGVLVSEIMLQQTPVARVQPIWLEWMARWPVPSALAASSQGEVVRAWGKLGYPRRALRLHAAAAVIAAEHGDVVPSDVDTLLALPGIGAYTARAVAAFAYGKRAPVVDTNVRRVVARAVHGAGDAGPPSNTRDMADVEALLPKEDAPAAKLSAALMELGALVCTARSPRCADCPIYDDCAWQHAGKPAYAGPAKQVQKFAGTDRQVRGLLLDVLRGTEGPVEKARLDLVWDESGQRDRCLDSLLVDGLLEQTGDGLFALPGEH, translated from the coding sequence GTGGGCGTCGACGCGGATGTGCTGACCGGATGGTTCGACGAAGTGGGGCGCGATCTGCCCTGGCGTGAGCCGGAATGCACCGCCTGGGGTGTGCTCGTCAGCGAGATCATGTTGCAGCAGACGCCGGTCGCGCGGGTCCAGCCGATCTGGCTCGAATGGATGGCGCGCTGGCCGGTGCCGTCGGCGCTGGCGGCGTCGTCCCAGGGCGAGGTCGTGCGCGCCTGGGGCAAACTCGGCTATCCGCGCCGCGCGTTGCGGCTGCACGCGGCGGCGGCCGTCATCGCCGCCGAACACGGTGACGTCGTTCCGTCCGATGTGGACACTCTGCTCGCGTTGCCCGGTATCGGCGCTTACACCGCGCGCGCGGTCGCGGCCTTCGCCTACGGCAAGCGGGCACCGGTGGTGGACACGAACGTCCGGCGCGTGGTGGCGAGAGCGGTGCACGGCGCGGGTGACGCCGGGCCGCCGTCGAACACCCGCGACATGGCCGACGTCGAGGCCCTGCTGCCGAAGGAAGACGCGCCCGCCGCGAAACTCTCGGCGGCGCTGATGGAACTCGGCGCGCTCGTCTGCACCGCCCGCTCGCCGCGTTGCGCGGACTGCCCGATCTACGACGACTGCGCCTGGCAGCACGCGGGCAAACCCGCCTACGCCGGACCCGCGAAGCAGGTCCAGAAGTTCGCGGGGACCGATCGCCAGGTGCGGGGGCTGTTGCTCGACGTCCTGCGCGGAACCGAAGGCCCGGTCGAGAAGGCGCGGCTCGATCTCGTCTGGGACGAATCCGGGCAGCGCGACCGTTGCCTCGACTCCCTGCTGGTCGACGGCCTGCTCGAACAGACCGGCGACGGCCTGTTCGCCCTCCCCGGGGAACACTAA
- a CDS encoding peptidoglycan recognition protein family protein: protein MADFDRRTALKGGLTVSAVGLLGTTTFSAAAVAAPGAAEPKIHDTAAWSARPPNGTIEVQNHKPTYIVVHHTVDPGNVTDYSLEHAFWASRAIQNFHMDTRGWVDSGQQFTNSRGGHITEGRHRSLEVLRGGTKHVLGANVGNNNSTCIGIENEGLYSTENVTPALWDSLVKMVAYIASQYGISPQFIKGHRDFNSTECPGTVLYNRLPELRTAVGGLLGSASPKADLPEWPLLKPGDTGPRVRVAQELLRARGFAVPTDGLFGQSTKDAVSTLAAKHGLERDLCGATAATDETGFLGSDVWPLIVGPGTDLRALKARLAG from the coding sequence GTGGCCGACTTCGACCGACGTACCGCGCTCAAGGGCGGCCTGACGGTAAGTGCCGTCGGGCTACTGGGGACGACAACGTTTTCCGCCGCCGCCGTAGCGGCGCCTGGGGCAGCAGAACCGAAGATCCATGACACGGCGGCCTGGAGCGCCCGGCCTCCGAACGGGACGATCGAGGTGCAGAACCACAAGCCGACGTACATCGTCGTGCACCACACGGTCGATCCCGGCAACGTCACCGACTATTCGCTCGAACACGCCTTCTGGGCGTCACGGGCGATCCAGAACTTCCACATGGACACCCGCGGCTGGGTGGACAGCGGCCAGCAGTTCACGAACAGCCGCGGCGGGCACATCACCGAAGGCCGCCACCGCAGCCTGGAAGTGCTGCGCGGCGGCACGAAGCACGTGCTGGGCGCGAACGTGGGCAACAACAACAGCACCTGCATCGGGATCGAGAACGAAGGCCTCTACAGCACCGAGAACGTCACACCGGCGCTCTGGGACTCGCTGGTGAAGATGGTCGCGTACATCGCGTCGCAGTACGGGATCTCGCCGCAGTTCATCAAGGGACACCGGGACTTCAACTCGACCGAATGCCCGGGAACCGTGCTGTACAACCGGCTTCCGGAGCTGCGCACCGCCGTCGGCGGCCTGCTGGGCTCGGCGTCACCGAAGGCCGACCTGCCCGAGTGGCCGTTGCTCAAACCCGGCGACACCGGACCGCGGGTGCGGGTGGCCCAGGAACTCCTGCGGGCACGTGGTTTCGCCGTCCCCACCGACGGCCTGTTCGGACAGTCCACAAAGGACGCGGTCAGCACGCTGGCGGCGAAGCACGGGCTGGAGCGCGACCTCTGCGGCGCGACGGCGGCGACCGACGAGACCGGGTTCCTCGGCTCCGACGTCTGGCCGCTCATCGTAGGGCCCGGGACCGATCTGCGGGCGCTGAAAGCACGACTCGCCGGCTGA
- a CDS encoding MFS transporter, with protein MLPIPALLALTTTVFLGCLTEVLPAGLLLGMSEDLGVSPSATGQLVTVYAITTALTAIPLTSATLRVPRKRLLLLLIAGFLVTNLLIAVSSSYPLILAARIFSGALTGVMWSLVAGYAMRLAPPGLTGRALAVAMSGTPIGFALGVPAGTALGELADWRWAFAAMALITVPLMAWVMAVVPAVPADPAASTRPLAASRLPGMRPVLATVALFSLGHNVAYTYIGPVLAGLDVAGMLGVALLVFGCATVGGLVVVGTALDRHPRAVLMFCTGATAAAIVLLGISDGVHGLVLTAAALWGLAFGGAPTAFQAVTALIAGPTADAAQSLTIAAWNGAVAGGALIGGLLLPLGTSSLPWVAAFVILLPLAFSRRVVLSAPADRSRALR; from the coding sequence ATGCTGCCCATCCCCGCGCTGCTCGCGCTGACGACGACGGTCTTCCTCGGCTGCCTCACCGAAGTGCTGCCCGCCGGGCTGCTGCTGGGCATGTCCGAAGACCTGGGCGTTTCCCCGTCGGCGACCGGGCAGCTGGTGACGGTGTACGCGATCACCACCGCGCTGACCGCCATCCCGCTCACCAGCGCGACACTCCGGGTCCCGCGCAAACGGTTGCTCCTGCTGTTGATCGCCGGTTTCCTGGTGACCAACCTGCTGATCGCCGTGTCCTCGTCGTATCCGCTGATCCTGGCCGCGAGGATCTTCTCCGGCGCGCTGACCGGGGTGATGTGGTCTCTCGTCGCCGGTTACGCGATGCGTCTCGCCCCGCCGGGACTCACCGGGCGTGCGCTGGCCGTGGCCATGTCCGGCACCCCGATCGGGTTCGCCCTCGGCGTGCCCGCCGGTACCGCGCTCGGCGAACTGGCCGACTGGCGCTGGGCCTTCGCCGCGATGGCGCTGATCACCGTGCCGCTGATGGCGTGGGTGATGGCCGTGGTGCCCGCCGTCCCCGCGGATCCGGCGGCGTCCACCCGGCCGCTGGCCGCGTCCAGACTGCCCGGAATGCGGCCCGTGCTGGCGACGGTGGCGCTGTTCTCCTTGGGGCACAACGTGGCCTACACCTACATCGGCCCGGTTCTCGCCGGGCTGGACGTGGCGGGGATGCTGGGCGTGGCGCTGCTGGTGTTCGGCTGCGCGACGGTCGGCGGGCTGGTCGTGGTGGGTACCGCGCTCGACCGCCATCCGCGTGCCGTGCTGATGTTCTGCACCGGCGCGACGGCCGCCGCCATCGTCCTGCTGGGGATCAGCGACGGTGTCCACGGCCTGGTGCTGACCGCCGCCGCGCTGTGGGGGCTGGCGTTCGGCGGCGCGCCCACCGCGTTCCAGGCGGTGACCGCGCTGATCGCGGGCCCCACGGCCGACGCCGCCCAGTCGCTCACCATCGCGGCCTGGAACGGCGCCGTCGCCGGGGGCGCGCTCATCGGCGGTCTGCTGCTGCCGCTGGGAACGTCGTCGCTCCCTTGGGTCGCCGCCTTCGTGATCCTCTTGCCGCTGGCGTTCAGCCGGCGAGTCGTGCTTTCAGCGCCCGCAGATCGGTCCCGGGCCCTACGATGA
- a CDS encoding M1 family metallopeptidase, whose protein sequence is MTVRIRWQEPLCTALLATTMIGTCQAPAAAQPAPGSDGYVHVSPDGTVLGADPYYPKDGNGGYDVDKYALALDYSPYSMLLNGKATITATATQDLSRFDLDLRGLTVRSVTVDGVPAAFRRAGEHELVITPRTPLAEGTRFTVVVGYDGRPEPIGTARGRVGWLGTPGDSAVATGQPRSAMTWFPVNGTEVDKATLRVSVTVLDEFSVLGNGLPVSDVPAGFGRHTVTWSEDTALAPSTAMLGIGRWEVERITLPGGRTAINAYHPCAVDKRKIGGQLPEVLEFLTGKFGDYPQSAAGGLFLDRSLGYTHGAQTRPVYGRTATIADLVYATAYQWWGAGVSGKMWRDTLMPESIAQYAVWLWDEAKNGVDLDRRYREMVAKVSGDTGFWAPKITDPGKGTEFAPTTKAVLMVHALRRTIGDDGFFQIMAGFPMINPQGNQNWHDFELYVSAMTQLDLGAFNHAWLDGTVRPPDELLYPGPLRPSR, encoded by the coding sequence ATGACCGTGCGGATTCGGTGGCAGGAGCCCTTGTGCACCGCGCTGCTCGCCACCACGATGATCGGCACCTGCCAGGCTCCGGCCGCGGCTCAGCCGGCACCCGGCAGTGACGGGTACGTGCACGTTTCACCCGACGGTACCGTCCTCGGCGCCGATCCTTACTACCCGAAGGACGGCAACGGCGGTTACGACGTCGACAAGTACGCGCTCGCGCTGGACTACTCGCCGTACTCGATGCTGTTGAACGGCAAGGCGACGATCACCGCGACGGCCACCCAGGACCTCAGCCGGTTCGACCTCGACCTGCGCGGCCTCACCGTGCGCTCGGTGACCGTCGACGGGGTGCCCGCCGCGTTCCGGCGGGCGGGTGAACACGAGCTGGTGATCACCCCGCGGACCCCGCTGGCCGAAGGCACCCGGTTCACCGTGGTGGTCGGTTACGACGGGCGCCCGGAGCCGATCGGCACGGCGCGTGGCCGCGTCGGCTGGCTGGGCACCCCCGGCGATTCCGCCGTCGCCACCGGCCAGCCGCGTTCGGCAATGACCTGGTTCCCCGTCAACGGCACCGAGGTCGACAAAGCGACCCTGCGTGTCTCCGTCACCGTCCTGGACGAATTCTCCGTGCTGGGCAACGGTTTACCGGTCTCAGACGTGCCCGCCGGCTTCGGACGGCACACCGTCACCTGGTCGGAGGACACCGCACTGGCGCCGAGCACGGCGATGCTCGGCATCGGGCGCTGGGAGGTCGAGCGGATCACGCTTCCCGGTGGCCGGACCGCGATCAACGCCTACCACCCGTGCGCCGTCGACAAACGGAAGATCGGCGGACAGCTGCCTGAGGTGCTGGAGTTCCTCACCGGGAAGTTCGGCGACTACCCGCAATCGGCGGCGGGCGGACTGTTCCTCGACCGTTCTCTCGGTTACACGCACGGCGCCCAGACCCGGCCGGTGTACGGCCGCACGGCCACCATCGCCGATCTGGTGTACGCCACCGCGTACCAGTGGTGGGGAGCCGGGGTGAGCGGCAAGATGTGGCGCGACACGCTGATGCCCGAGTCGATCGCGCAGTACGCGGTGTGGCTGTGGGACGAGGCCAAGAACGGCGTCGACCTCGACCGGCGCTACCGCGAAATGGTCGCCAAGGTGAGCGGTGACACCGGTTTCTGGGCGCCCAAGATCACCGATCCGGGCAAGGGAACCGAATTCGCGCCCACGACCAAGGCCGTGCTGATGGTGCACGCGCTGCGCCGCACGATCGGCGACGACGGGTTCTTCCAGATCATGGCGGGCTTCCCGATGATCAACCCGCAGGGCAACCAGAACTGGCACGACTTCGAGCTCTACGTCTCCGCGATGACCCAGCTCGATCTCGGCGCGTTCAACCACGCGTGGCTGGACGGCACGGTGCGGCCGCCGGACGAGCTCCTCTATCCCGGGCCGCTGCGCCCCTCGCGATGA
- a CDS encoding LysR family transcriptional regulator, translating into MTKEFDVVQLDVHHLRVIRAIADTGSLSRAAIALGVTQPAVSAQLKRLENMLGYQLFDRREGSVTPTPMGELLLRRTAALLPQLDKLLEDIEQRVCPSGPPDVVRVASVASALVAHLPSLVHRLWPEVSEVQVVHDDHPERLLPLLAQRRAELGLVKEYPGYELEIPASVDTAVVVTEPTFVLLPEGHPLAREEVVDLRALRDESWVMVSDSSAATFTKYFADTCARYGFSPSVAHQVTSQQVALMVVRAGAIGLSQPICDPRNLGVVTRPLLGDVLPRRHVLAWNRETFVAGRREELLAAVVETYWAEARTAPVYAGYLESHGDLGTRPDDG; encoded by the coding sequence GTGACAAAGGAGTTCGACGTCGTACAGCTTGATGTTCACCACCTGCGGGTGATCCGGGCGATCGCGGACACGGGCAGCCTTTCCCGTGCCGCGATCGCTCTCGGCGTCACCCAGCCCGCCGTTTCCGCGCAGCTCAAACGTTTGGAGAACATGCTGGGCTATCAGTTGTTCGATCGGCGGGAAGGCAGCGTGACACCGACGCCGATGGGCGAGCTGCTGTTGCGGCGGACCGCCGCTTTGCTGCCACAGCTGGACAAACTGCTCGAAGACATCGAGCAGCGCGTCTGTCCCAGCGGCCCGCCCGACGTCGTCCGGGTGGCGTCCGTGGCCAGCGCGCTGGTCGCGCATCTGCCGTCGCTGGTGCACCGGTTGTGGCCCGAGGTCTCCGAGGTACAGGTCGTGCACGACGACCACCCCGAGCGGCTGCTGCCGTTGCTGGCCCAGCGGCGCGCGGAATTGGGGCTGGTCAAGGAATATCCGGGATACGAGCTCGAAATCCCCGCGAGTGTGGACACCGCGGTGGTGGTGACCGAGCCGACCTTCGTCCTGCTGCCGGAAGGACATCCGCTGGCCCGCGAGGAGGTCGTCGACCTGCGTGCGCTGCGGGACGAATCCTGGGTGATGGTGTCGGATTCCTCGGCGGCCACGTTCACCAAGTACTTCGCCGACACCTGCGCGCGGTACGGCTTCAGCCCGTCGGTCGCCCATCAGGTGACCTCGCAGCAGGTGGCGCTCATGGTCGTCCGGGCGGGCGCGATCGGCCTGTCACAGCCGATCTGCGATCCGCGGAACCTCGGCGTCGTGACCCGGCCTCTGCTCGGGGATGTGTTGCCGCGCAGGCATGTTCTCGCCTGGAACCGGGAGACCTTCGTGGCGGGGCGACGGGAGGAACTGCTCGCCGCCGTGGTCGAAACGTACTGGGCCGAGGCGAGGACGGCCCCGGTTTACGCCGGATACCTGGAGTCCCACGGTGACTTGGGGACCCGCCCGGACGACGGATGA